The Pseudanabaena sp. FACHB-2040 genome includes a window with the following:
- a CDS encoding SDR family oxidoreductase, protein MPEISRRHMLAAGTAGVAGFAVVATQAAQANQDSPAPQVSANPNGRFADKVVLITGATSGIGEVTARAFAAKGATVHFCGRREALGEQIAQSIRATGGRATYQKADVRIEDDVKAFVDGCLERYGQLDIAFNNAGIFVPTSATVADTDVAAWNDVMTTNASGVFYSMKYELPPMVRQQSGVIINNASVSGHVAFGTISPYTASKHAIIGLTKVAAVEYAAQNIRVNSISPGAVDTPQLAQGLRIFGATPEQAAQGYPIKRIVAPQEIASVVMWLSESSSCVVGTDIDVTGGYLTQ, encoded by the coding sequence ATGCCAGAAATTAGTCGTCGACATATGCTTGCGGCTGGAACAGCAGGCGTAGCAGGGTTTGCAGTTGTGGCAACTCAAGCGGCTCAAGCCAATCAAGATTCACCCGCCCCTCAAGTCAGCGCCAACCCTAACGGACGCTTTGCCGACAAAGTTGTGCTGATCACAGGAGCCACTTCAGGCATTGGCGAAGTAACAGCGCGGGCATTTGCTGCTAAGGGAGCCACAGTTCACTTCTGCGGTCGGCGGGAAGCACTGGGAGAGCAAATCGCCCAAAGTATTCGCGCCACAGGTGGCCGAGCCACTTACCAAAAAGCGGACGTCCGCATTGAAGACGACGTGAAAGCGTTTGTAGACGGCTGCTTGGAGCGGTATGGGCAACTTGATATCGCCTTTAACAATGCGGGTATTTTCGTCCCTACATCGGCAACCGTTGCCGACACCGACGTGGCCGCTTGGAACGACGTGATGACAACGAATGCAAGCGGGGTCTTCTACTCAATGAAGTACGAACTTCCGCCAATGGTGCGTCAGCAAAGCGGCGTTATTATCAACAACGCCTCTGTGTCTGGGCACGTTGCCTTTGGCACTATCTCTCCCTACACTGCCAGTAAACACGCCATCATCGGGCTAACCAAAGTTGCAGCCGTGGAATACGCAGCCCAGAACATTCGAGTTAACTCTATTTCTCCTGGGGCAGTCGATACGCCCCAGCTTGCCCAAGGTCTAAGAATTTTTGGGGCAACACCAGAGCAGGCAGCACAAGGCTATCCGATCAAACGAATTGTGGCACCCCAAGAGATCGCTAGCGTTGTCATGTGGTTAAGCGAATCAAGTTCCTGCGTTGTAGGCACTGATATTGATGTGACAGGCGGCTATTTAACGCAATAA